One Pomacea canaliculata isolate SZHN2017 linkage group LG9, ASM307304v1, whole genome shotgun sequence DNA segment encodes these proteins:
- the LOC112572651 gene encoding leucine-rich repeat-containing protein 74B-like isoform X1 yields MQSQRHLVSSLVRPQSAFCGHHVSELEKEAASRSLRPCTAVPRQRGELTPKKVTRQRLSKPHLKASRDTDDRGKSILRILNSETSRSTNSSISSSELEMEVVSMVGREKTLNTSPAGEQAETKDPRHRAQSLKQHTSLEAWSTVSSHDSEEYDTDLDEKSTTAVKDASQLAVSEASGLDVYEEQCRKHGFVPISYMRRHLGKRHIRMRHHYLGGKAAQLLATAFKHNTVTECLDLSDNCLETSGAAALAYMMRENTFIVRLNVSNNSIGSLGCKAIADMLDSNTTLKSLSLAGNQLVDRDAVCFIEPLKNNLSLACLDLSHNEFSEMGGLHIGAAVSVNDGISDLDLSWNSIRRKGAAALANGLKVNTTLEVLDLSWNGFGLEGAIALQKALQVNTSLRVLDISNNRLDAQCALKLAIGLRKNRGLETLILNLNPLGDEGIEAILKSVTAHPSMRLLSLENCGEMGINQTNLHRIKELEQDKGMIILHGGSGGYQRTSILMSVLRLFGRFLREHIVDLDAAFKQQDKDHSGVLTAEEIKQSLRTAGFRLTSRQLDLLIEEIDFLHSGNIRCQDILSGKFFVEYQKRRPSRGLALSGEFKGEMQITSP; encoded by the exons ATGCAGAGTCAAAGGCATCTTGTTTCATCTCTTGTACGACCTCAGTCTGCTTTTTGTGGACATCATGTTTCTGAGTTGGAGAAAGAAGCAGCTTCCAGAAGTCTGCGGCCATGTACAGCTGTTCCTAGACAACGTGGAGAGTTGACACCTAAAAAGGTGACACGACAGAGACTGAGCAAGCCACATCTAAAAGCAAGTCGGGACACTGATGATAGAGGAAAAAGTATACTAAGGATCTTGAATTCTGAGACATCAAGGAGCACAAATTCTTCCATAAGCAGCAGTGAACTAGAGATGGAAGTTGTGAGCATGGTTGGAAGAGAAAAGACAT TAAACACAAGTCCAGCAGGTGAACAAGCAGAAACAAAAGATCCAAGGCATAGAGCTCAGTCCCTTAAGCAGCATACTTCTTTGGAAGCTTGGAGTACAGTGTCATCCCATGACTCAGAAGAATATGACACAGATCTGGATGAGAAGAGTACAACTGctg taAAAGATGCATCTCAGCTTGCAGTCAGTGAAGCAAGTGGCCTAGATGTTTATGAAGAACAGTGCAGGAAACATG GGTTTGTGCCAATTTCCTACATGAGGAGGCACCTTGGAAAGCGTCACATTAGGATGCGACACCATTATCTAGGAGGAAAGGCTGCCCAGCTTCTGGCTACAGCATTTAAG cacaacactgtcacagaaTGTCTGGATCTGAGTGATAACTGTCTAGAGACAAGTGGAGCGGCTGCACTAGCTTACATGATGAGAGAAAACACCTTTATTGTAAGGCTG AATGTATCAAACAACTCCATTGGATCACTTGGGTGCAAAGCAATAGCAGATATGCTTGACAGCAATACAACATTGAAAAGTTTATCATTGGCTG ggaATCAGCTAGTGGACAGGGATGCAGTGTGCTTCATTGAGCCTTTGAAGAACAACCTATCTCTTGCCTGTCTTGATCTCAGCCATAATGAGTTTTCAGAGATGGGGGGTTTGCATATTGGAGCTGCAGTG AGTGTAAATGATGGAATCAGTGACCTTGACCTCAGCTGGAATTCGATACGCAGGAAAGGTGCTGCTGCCTTAGCAAATGGTCTGAAG GTGAATACAACACTGGAAGTGCTTGACCTTAGCTGGAATGGCTTTGGTCTTGAAGGAGCTATAGCTTTGCAGAAGGCTTTGCAGGTCAACACATCTCTCAGAGTTCTTGACATTTC CAATAACAGACTTGATGCTCAGTGTGCCTTAAAACTGGCTATTGGTTTGAGAAAGAATCGTGGGCTGGAGACTCTTATT CTTAACCTGAACCCCTTAGGAGATGAAGGCATTGAAGCAATCCTGAAGTCTGTAACAGCCCATCCTAGCATGAGGCTCTTGTCTCTTGAG AACTGTGGG GAGATGGGGATAAACCAGACAAACCTTCACCGCATAAAAGAACTAGAGCAAGATAAAGGAATGATTATTCTTCATGGAGGATCTGGCGGTTACCAGAGAACTTCT ATCCTGATGAGTGTGCTGCGACTTTTTGGACGCTTTTTGCGGGAGCACATTGTCGACCTTGATGCAGCATTTAAACAGCAGGACAAAGACCACAGTGGTGTGTTGACAGcagaagaaattaaacaaagtcTGAGGACAGCAGGATTTCGACTCACGAGT
- the LOC112572651 gene encoding leucine-rich repeat-containing protein 74B-like isoform X2: MQSQRHLVSSLVRPQSAFCGHHVSELEKEAASRSLRPCTAVPRQRGELTPKKVTRQRLSKPHLKASRDTDDRGKSILRILNSETSRSTNSSISSSELEMEVVSMVGREKTLNTSPAGEQAETKDPRHRAQSLKQHTSLEAWSTVSSHDSEEYDTDLDEKSTTAVKDASQLAVSEASGLDVYEEQCRKHGFVPISYMRRHLGKRHIRMRHHYLGGKAAQLLATAFKHNTVTECLDLSDNCLETSGAAALAYMMRENTFIVRLNVSNNSIGSLGCKAIADMLDSNTTLKSLSLAGNQLVDRDAVCFIEPLKNNLSLACLDLSHNEFSEMGGLHIGAAVSVNDGISDLDLSWNSIRRKGAAALANGLKVNTTLEVLDLSWNGFGLEGAIALQKALQVNTSLRVLDISNNRLDAQCALKLAIGLRKNRGLETLILNLNPLGDEGIEAILKSVTAHPSMRLLSLEEMGINQTNLHRIKELEQDKGMIILHGGSGGYQRTSILMSVLRLFGRFLREHIVDLDAAFKQQDKDHSGVLTAEEIKQSLRTAGFRLTSRQLDLLIEEIDFLHSGNIRCQDILSGKFFVEYQKRRPSRGLALSGEFKGEMQITSP; this comes from the exons ATGCAGAGTCAAAGGCATCTTGTTTCATCTCTTGTACGACCTCAGTCTGCTTTTTGTGGACATCATGTTTCTGAGTTGGAGAAAGAAGCAGCTTCCAGAAGTCTGCGGCCATGTACAGCTGTTCCTAGACAACGTGGAGAGTTGACACCTAAAAAGGTGACACGACAGAGACTGAGCAAGCCACATCTAAAAGCAAGTCGGGACACTGATGATAGAGGAAAAAGTATACTAAGGATCTTGAATTCTGAGACATCAAGGAGCACAAATTCTTCCATAAGCAGCAGTGAACTAGAGATGGAAGTTGTGAGCATGGTTGGAAGAGAAAAGACAT TAAACACAAGTCCAGCAGGTGAACAAGCAGAAACAAAAGATCCAAGGCATAGAGCTCAGTCCCTTAAGCAGCATACTTCTTTGGAAGCTTGGAGTACAGTGTCATCCCATGACTCAGAAGAATATGACACAGATCTGGATGAGAAGAGTACAACTGctg taAAAGATGCATCTCAGCTTGCAGTCAGTGAAGCAAGTGGCCTAGATGTTTATGAAGAACAGTGCAGGAAACATG GGTTTGTGCCAATTTCCTACATGAGGAGGCACCTTGGAAAGCGTCACATTAGGATGCGACACCATTATCTAGGAGGAAAGGCTGCCCAGCTTCTGGCTACAGCATTTAAG cacaacactgtcacagaaTGTCTGGATCTGAGTGATAACTGTCTAGAGACAAGTGGAGCGGCTGCACTAGCTTACATGATGAGAGAAAACACCTTTATTGTAAGGCTG AATGTATCAAACAACTCCATTGGATCACTTGGGTGCAAAGCAATAGCAGATATGCTTGACAGCAATACAACATTGAAAAGTTTATCATTGGCTG ggaATCAGCTAGTGGACAGGGATGCAGTGTGCTTCATTGAGCCTTTGAAGAACAACCTATCTCTTGCCTGTCTTGATCTCAGCCATAATGAGTTTTCAGAGATGGGGGGTTTGCATATTGGAGCTGCAGTG AGTGTAAATGATGGAATCAGTGACCTTGACCTCAGCTGGAATTCGATACGCAGGAAAGGTGCTGCTGCCTTAGCAAATGGTCTGAAG GTGAATACAACACTGGAAGTGCTTGACCTTAGCTGGAATGGCTTTGGTCTTGAAGGAGCTATAGCTTTGCAGAAGGCTTTGCAGGTCAACACATCTCTCAGAGTTCTTGACATTTC CAATAACAGACTTGATGCTCAGTGTGCCTTAAAACTGGCTATTGGTTTGAGAAAGAATCGTGGGCTGGAGACTCTTATT CTTAACCTGAACCCCTTAGGAGATGAAGGCATTGAAGCAATCCTGAAGTCTGTAACAGCCCATCCTAGCATGAGGCTCTTGTCTCTTGAG GAGATGGGGATAAACCAGACAAACCTTCACCGCATAAAAGAACTAGAGCAAGATAAAGGAATGATTATTCTTCATGGAGGATCTGGCGGTTACCAGAGAACTTCT ATCCTGATGAGTGTGCTGCGACTTTTTGGACGCTTTTTGCGGGAGCACATTGTCGACCTTGATGCAGCATTTAAACAGCAGGACAAAGACCACAGTGGTGTGTTGACAGcagaagaaattaaacaaagtcTGAGGACAGCAGGATTTCGACTCACGAGT
- the LOC112572652 gene encoding adiponectin receptor protein 1-like — protein sequence MASLDFSYREESASSSSSKEEYTEARESVYLDNGVDETMAGPSRVQTPLSVNTVSDGLPSMLLDSDFSDGDEDFHVPLGSQHTIRKTEIGPLLQSKTPNILTVCEEDQAEPAVSILSVPSKCAEQAEEFVRKVWAAGWNVVHHHTLPDWLKDNDFLLRGHRTPTNSFVACFKSIFRIHTETGNIWTHLLGMIAFLGIAVYFVTRPTIEVQWQEKAVFSAFFIGAILCLGFSWIFHTVYCHSERVGRFFNKLDYCGIALLTIGSFVPWLYYSFYCRLEPKITYLVLIFVLGSLCIVVSMWDKFAQPQYRPLRAGVFVALGLSGVIPALHYVITDGFWHAIHKAALGWLVLMAILYILGAVIYAVRIPERIFPGKFDIWFQSHQIFHMFVLAAAFVHYHGISEIANYRLTLGDCLESRSEVM from the exons ATGGCATCCTTGGACTTCTCCTACCGTGAGGAATCAGCAAGCAGTTCTAGCAGTAAGGAGGAGTACACTGAAGCTCGAGAGAGTGTATATCTGGACAATGGAGTAGATGAGACAATGGCAGGTCCAAGTCGTGTGCAGACTCCATTAAGTGTGAACACAGTGTCTGATGGCTTGCCCAGTATGCTGTTGGACAGTGACTTTTCCGATGGTGATGAGGATTTCCATGTTCCACTTGGTTCTCAGCATACTATTAGGAAAACAGAGATCGGGCCCCTTCTCCAGTCAAAAACA CCAAACATCTTAACAGTGTGTGAGGAAGATCAGGCAGAGCCTGCTGTGTCCATTCTCTCTGTGCCTAGCAAGTGCGCAGAGCAGGCAGAAGAGTTTGTTCGTAAG GTATGGGCTGCTGGTTGGAATGTAGTGCACCATCATACACTTCCTGACTGGTTGAAGGATAATGATTTTTTGCTGCGTGGACATCGCACACCTACAAACTCTTTCGTAGCCTGCTTCAAGTCCATCTTTCGCATTCATACAGAAACTGGCAACATATGGACACATCTTCTAG GCATGATAGCATTTTTAGGAATTGCAGTTTACTTTGTCACCAGACCAACTATTGAAGTTCAGTGGCAAGAAAAAGCTGTGTTTTCTGCCTTCTTCATTGGGgccattctttgtttaggatTTTCCTGGATTTTTCACACAGTGTACTGTCATTCAGAACGAGTGGGTCGATTCTTCAACAA GCTGGATTATTGTGGCATAGCCCTGCTAACAATCGGCTCTTTTGTACCCTGGCTATACTACAGTTTTTATTGCCGCCTGGAGCCTAAAATCACCTACTTGGTCCTCATCTTTGTTCTGGGTTCACTGTGTATTGTGGTCTCTATGTGGGACAAGTTTGCCCAGCCTCAGTATCGTCCCCTCAGAGCAG gtgtgtttgTGGCCCTGGGATTAAGCGGTGTGATCCCTGCATTACACTATGTCATCACTGATGGGTTTTGGCATGCTATTCACAAGGCTGCTCTAGGCTGGTTGGTCCTTATGGCCATTCTCTACATTCTTGGTGCTGTCATCTACGCTGTTCGTATTCCAGAACGCATATTTCCTGGAAAATTCGACATCTGG tTTCAGAGTCATCAGATCTTTCACATGTTTGTCCTGGCAGCAGCCTTCGTCCACTACCATGGCATTTCAGAAATAGCCAACTATCGCCTGACACTGGGAGACTGTCTGGAATCTAGATCGGAAGTGATGTAA
- the LOC112572765 gene encoding ras-related protein Rab-7L1-like — protein sequence MLPVRLARSSSIQSRAPDTLDDQLLKVVVIGDVTVGKTSFIQRYVNNTYKEGYKATIGVDFSLKQIRWSNTCSIKLQLWDIAGQERFASITRAYYRGADGCFLLFDLSNSATLRRAARWKEDLDAKCRLPDGSPVPCLLLANKSDLRQRQVTKEEIRDLCQKYAFVGCREVSVKDNINVAESVRFLVDIIMGQSHLANSPTKTTQLQDSHPAARRKFCAC from the exons ATGCTGCCTGTGCGCTTGGCTCGATCCTCCTCCATACAGTCGAGGGCTCCCGACACGCTGGATGATCAGCTCCTCAAGGTGGTCGTCAtcggtgacgtcacagtggGCAAGACTTCATTCATACAGCGCTACGTCAACAACACGTACAAAGAGGGATACAAAGCCACCATAGGGG TGGATTTCTCTCTGAAGCAGATTCGCTGGTCCAACACCTGCTCGATCAAGCTGCAACTCTGGGATATTGCAG GACAGGAGAGATTCGCATCCATTACGCGAGCTTACTATCGGGGAGCAGACGGCTGCTTCTTGCTCTTTGACCTCAGCAACAGCGCCACCTTGCGGAGAGCTGCACGCTGGAAGGAGGACTTGGATGCCAAGTGCAGGCTGCCAGACGGCTCTCCGGTGCCGTGCTTACTGCTGGCCAACAAG AGCGACCTGAGGCAGAGACAGGTGACAAAGGAGGAAATACGAGACTTGTGTCAGAAATACGCTTTTGTCGGCTGCAGGGAGGTGTCCGTGAAGGACAACATCAATGTCGCCGAATCTGTCAG GTTCCTAGTGGATATAATTATGGGACAGTCGCACCTTGCCAACAGTCCGACCAAAACTACCCAGCTACAGGATAGCCATCCAGCTGCACGTCGCAAATTCTGTGCCTGTTGA